The following is a genomic window from Paenibacillus sp. FSL R5-0766.
ACCACACCGGAGTTTGCTCCGCGCAGCGGGCGTAAAAGAAGAGGATTTCGGCAAGCCGTTTATTGCCGTATGTAACTCATACATCGATATCGTGCCCGGCCACGTCCACCTTCAGGAATTCGGTAAAATTGTAAAGGATGCTATTCGTGAAGCCGGTGGCGTTCCATTCGAATTCAACACCATCGGAGTAGATGATGGAATTGCCATGGGACACATTGGTATGCGTTACTCGCTGCCAAGCCGTGACATTATCGCGGATTCCGTGGAAACCGTTGTATCTGCACACTGGTTCGACGGCATGGTATGTATCCCGAACTGCGATAAAATTACACCTGGCATGATGATGGGTGCACTCCGCTGTAATATCCCTACCGTGTTTGTCAGCGGTGGACCGATGAAAGCCGGTCGTGACAGCACTGGTAAAGCTCTATCCTTGACCTCTGTATTTGAAGGCGTAGGCGCTTATCAAGCAGGTAAAATCGATGATAAGAGCTTGCTTGAACTTGAACAGTTCGGCTGTCCAACATGTGGATCATGTTCCGGTATGTTTACTGCAAACTCCATGAACTGTCTGGCTGAAGCGATGGGACTGGCTATGCCAGGTAACGGAACCATCCTGGCTGTTGCTCCTGAGCGTCGTGAGTTTGTTAAACAATCTGCTAAACAACTAATGGAACTTATTAAAATGGATCTGAAACCACGTGATATCGTTACTGTAGAAGCGATCGATAACGCGTTTGCACTGGATATGGCGATGGGTGGATCTACAAATACAGTACTGCACACGCTGGCACTGGCTCATGAAGCTGGCATCGAGTATCCAATCGAGCGCATCAATGAAGTAGCTAACCGCGTTCCGCATCTGGCGAAACTTGCACCTGCTTCCGATCTTCACATCGAAGACGTTCACAATGCAGGCGGCGTAAGCGCAGTGCTGAACGAATTGCTCAAGAAACCAGGCGCGATTCACGGTGACTGCATTACTGTAACGGGTAAAACGATCCGTGAGAACGTTGAAGGAAAAGAAATTCAGGATACAAATGTCATTCACCACCTGGATAACCCGCATTCCGAAAAAGGCGGCCTGGCTGTATTGTTTGGTAACCTTGCACCACAAGGCGCTATCATCAAAGTTGGTGCAGTTGATGCTTCGGTTGGCGGATACCACAAAGGTCCTGCCATCTGCTTTGACTCCCAAGAGCAAGCGCTCGAAGGTATTGCTAACGGCAAAGTAAAAGAAGGACATGTTGTTGTTATCCGTTATGAAGGACCAAAAGGCGGACCAGGTATGCCTGAGATGCTGGCTCCTACTTCCCAGATCGTAGGTATGGGGTTGGGTGCTAAAGTCGGTCTGATCACCGATGGACGCTTCTCTGGCGCATCCCGCGGAATCAGTATCGGACATATCTCTCCGGAAGCAGCTGAGGGTGGTCCAATCGCCTTTGTTGAAGAAGGAGACATCATCGAACTGGATCTGAACAACCGTATCATCGAATTGCACATCAGTGACGAAGAGTTTGAACGTCGTCGCGCAGGTTGGAAAGGCTTTGAACCGAAAGTAAAAACCGGTTATCTGGCTCGTTATTCCAAACTGGTTACCAATGCAAGCAACGGTGGCGTACTGAGTATCTAATTCATTAATAAATAAAGGGTTGCTCTTCTGCCAAATCTGGCGAAGGGCAACCCTTTTCTTTTGCTCGTTGGTGTGATCAGTCCGTTTAGTTCCGCTCTGGTATTATCTCTTGTTCAATTAACAACGATTCATCTCTGGATTCTTCTACCGTTGCTGCCACCTGCATCGTATGTTGACCGTAACGATCCAACAGCAGATCCAGCGGCATGGCAATCATCTTGGGCACCAATTTGTCTGTACGCTGTTTCAGACGTTTGGTTCCTGCCGGGTGGATTACACTTAACAGCAGTTTCAGGTATACTTTGGATGCAGCACTGAACGGTCCAGGGGGCAATTCTTGTATGGTAAATCCGAATTTTTCTGGGCCTCTATTAATCATGCTTACACCGTATATCGCCTTGGCAGAGCGTAACTCAGGTTCGAGTGCCACCATGCGTGCCAGATCCGGCAATTGCTGTTCCATGGTCCGGATCATGCGAATAGCCAAATGCATACTGGAACGTGATGTCACTCCAAGTTCAAACAACTTCTGATTGTCAAAATGCAGTTCGATCACCGGATCTCCATTTTGAATAACATGGCCGTCATTCATCTCCACCCGCGCTCCGTGATATACACGTGATCTGAAGTGCAGCATGGGGTCCTCTGGCGAAGCCGTCCGCAGATGATATACCCAGTGAAACAACTTCTCCCAACCCAGCCACAAGGTCACAACGAGTCGCTTCCATAACTTCAGTGGTGTCTGTAATTGCGTTTTGTTCTGAGATTCGCTCACTGTGATACCTCCCATCAACGTATCAACGCGTACACTTTGCAGCCCACGCCGTTCAGCTTCCTGCAAGACGACTTCCAGCGCCTGAAGCATCTGCTCCGGCGCGTGTGCATCTGCACCAAGGGTCGTTCCTCGATCATGCAGCAGCATGACCTCCCCGCCTCTCAGTTCCTTCAGCATCCGTTCGGTCAATCTCTGGGCACCTACTCGGCTTCTCCAGTCTTCAAACATGGAGGACCACAGTACAATCTTTCGTTCTCTCTTGCTGAAAAAATCAAACAGATTCATAATTCCCCACGGTGGACGATAATAACAAGTCTTCACACCGGTTACTTCATGGATAATTTGACCTGTTCGCTGAATCTGATCACGAACAGTACGCGGCCGCATGAGCCAGTTCGTCTTGTGAATATAATTATGAATGCCAATAAGATGACCTTCGTCATGTATGCGCTGAATAAGTTCTCGATGACTCGCAGCATGTTCTCCAACGACAAAAAATGTGGCTTTTGCTTGATGCTGACGAAGCAGATCAAGCAGTCTCGGCGTATAATGTGGATCTGGCCCATCGTCAAACGTTAATGCAAATTGTGTATCACTTCTTCCCCGTCGAAATACACGAAAACCAAAAAGCCTGCTAATCAAACTCGGAATAAAGGCGTAAAAAGATGAAAGATACAATAACCACAGTAGAATACTCTGAAGTATCATTGTCATGTTGCAAGCTCCCCACTTCTCCTGCTGAATTACGGTGCACTATAGGCACTATCTAAAATAAACCTCCTTTAATTTTATCATAATTCAGACTTTTCTTGAATCCTGTTTTCCCAAAAAGATAGCTATCGTGTACAATAAATACAATCTAAATATTGCATCAAAGGAGCCATGTCCATGCTACCGCTTTACAAAAAATACGGGCGAACTGTCTTTGACATCGCATTGCTCATATTAACCGTGTATGTGATCATGTACAGTTTCAGTCAATTATACCAAGTGGCTGCACCCGTCTTTCTATCATTCATTGTGTATTGGATGATTGAACCACTGGCCAAATTTTTACATCGCAAAGGGTTGCCCAAGACGCTTGGAGCCGCCATCTCCGTCTTGTTGTTTCTTGCATTAATTGTCGCTGCCTTTTTTGGTGTGGGCTTAATTATCATTTCACAAATTTCCAATCTTCAAGATAATTTCCCCGTCTACATTGAGATGATACAACGTGAATTCACCAATCTGGTGTTATTCATTCAGGACAAGTCAGATGCTCTCCCTGATGGAGTTATGGAAAAAGCGAATGATTATTTTGCAACACTGACCGGGTTCCTGTCCAAATGGGTAACTAGCGGCGCGCAATTCGTCGTAGGTTTCCTCAGTTCATTCTCTTCGTTTATTACGAACTTCGGAATTGCGATTATTTTGGCATTTTTCCTCAGTATCGAGATTGAATCCTGGCGCAAGTTCGCCCGTGCGAAAACGCCCAAAACATTAAAGTTAGCTATTGAATTCATGCGTAATCACGTGTTCAAGACAATCCGCTCGTATCTGAAGGCACAGATGATCATGATGCTCATTACGTTTGTATTGATTTATGCAGGTTTGTTGATTTTGGGAACCTCTAATGCCTTTACCATTGCAGCAGTCTGTGCGGTTTTTGATCTGGTACCATTGCTTGGCGTTCCTGTTGTGTTTATTCCATGGATCGTCTACTTATTCATTATTGGCAATAGTAGCCTGGCGATTGGCCTGATTGTGATTCTGGCAGTGACGATGCTGACAAGACAATTGCTGGAACCGAAAATATCGGGTAACTCGATTGGTGTATCTTCGGCGTACTTGATGCTTTCGTTTATGCTGATCTCCCTTTCGATCTTTGGCCTGGCTGGTGTCGTGTTATCTCCAGTGCTTCTGATCCTTCTGAAAGAACTGTTACAACAAGGGTACCTGCAAAAGTGGATTCACCTGCCAAAAGATGAATTTGAGTCCTCTCCATTGGTCATGGACCCACCCGTTCACAAGGCCTCAGCGAATTCTGCCGAGTCTACTGTACAACGTCCCGTTTCTGCGAAGGATCATGAGGACTCAGCCAAATAGTCCATCACCTTCCTGAAAAGAGCCGTCGCCTGATGTTGGCTGTCAGGAGAGACATCTTGAACAAGAACAGCTACAGCATATTGGGGTTGTTCTACCGGCCCATAACCAATGAACCATTGATTGTTGCGCTTCTCTCCATGTTTCTGTACCTGAGCTGTACCTGATTTCCCTGCAACATGCCACCGTGCACGCTGCAGGGATTTTCCTGTTCCCTCACGGACTACTTTATTCATCCAGGATAACAGTTTATGCGCTGTTGCAGGAGCAATCTGTCCTGATGCTGAAGGTGAATCATGCAAGGGCATCTCCAGCATGGTGCCACCATCCGCATATCGGATGCGCTTAACGAGACGTGGTGCACTAACCTTTCCATCATGTAACAGTGTAACGATCAGATTGGCAGCTTGCAGCGGTGTGACCAAGACATCGCGCTGGCCGATTGCTGTCTGTATTTTCGCACCTTCATCAGCAGAAGAAACAGCCTCTGTTCTCACACGCCCGTGATCCTCATGATCAAAGTGTCGTAACACGGGCATTCCTGCCATCTGCTTCCCCTCCCAGCCAATCGGACGTGCGAGTCCCAGACGATCAGCCGTGTTCTCCAGTTGCTCAATACTAAGCCTGCGCGCCGTTTCCGCGAATACGATGTTGCAAGACTCAGCGAATCCTTGCTCCAGATTCAGGTCTCCATGCCCATGCTCCTTCCAGCAAGACAGCCCATATTTTCCGTACTCACCACCGCAATGGAATTCTTCTCCCGTAGAAACCGCATGATACTCCATAGCAGCAGCGGCAGTGACAATTTTGAAAATGGAACCCGGTACGGCTCCCTGTACTGCACGATTTCCCCAGGCCGATTGCTTGGGGTTCACATGTTGTGGCTGATAGAAAGGGCGGGAGATCATGGCACGAACATCTGCGTTAGCAGCATCTAACACAACAATGGCCCCTTCTTGTAATCCAGATTCTTGCGTCAACTCTTCCAACCCACGCTGTAACTCAGCATCCACTGTAGTTTCTACACGTAAAGGATAATGGCTATTGGTCGGTGCAATGACGTGCGGCTGAATATCAGGGATAATCTCTCCACCACCCGAGACCATGCGTGATACAAGCGTAGGGCCAATTCCCCTTAACAGGGGTTCAAGTGTCCTCTCGAGTCCAGCTGCCCCTGATTTCATAGCAAATGGCTGTTTTACTTCATCCTGATGCCCAGTTATAACCTTGGAGGACTCAGGCTGTTCAGCCAGATAACCCATCCACTGCATTCCTGTATGCCCCTGAAGATACCTTGTCATCATCGGATAGATGCCAGCTCCTTGCAGCTGCAAACTACGTAGGCGCTCCACCTGAGCAGACGTCAAATGAACAGGCTGATGTGTACCTGCTGTCCAGAAATGAGGTATATTTTCCTGATTCCATTCCTTCTTCAATTGATCCAGATCGGTATGTAATATAGCTGCCAACTGTATCATCTCGGAGCCTTCTAATGCCCCATGCTTGCGTAATGTCTCTAATGGTCCTGCCTGTGGAAAAAGAACCAATCCCCATTGCAGCTTACCGGTTAACGCTTCACCCTTGTAATCCGTAAATTGTCCCCGCCCTGGGTCAAGCATCACCCCCCGTTCACGCTGCAATACAGACATTTCACGTACCGTTCGGTGAAATCCAGGCATCGTCTGATTCACCTGAACAATCTGGACCCACCCCAATCGTAGTATAAGCAATCCAAAGACAAGAGTTAGAAGAATACAAGTTATATAGATTCGCCGTTTCGCAAGAAGATGCATCCCAATCTCACCTTTTGTCGTTTTGACCATATTATTGCTGATATAACTTGGAATTATCCGGTAAACAAAAAGAAAACCTGTCCCATGTGCGGGACAGGTTCTCCACATTTCAACCTTGGCTTGTTACACCGTAAAGCGTGACAAGGTTTCTTTCAGTTCAGTAGACACATTCTCCAGTTTGCCAGACAGATTGACCAGCTGGTTACTGATATTTTGCTGTTCACTGCTCAAGGAAGCTACTTCTTGGGACGTTGCAGAAGATTCTTCAGCTACAGCGCTGACATTACTCATGGCTTCAGACAAGGTACCTTGAGATTTGTTTAAATCTCCAATAGAACCTGTCACCATGCCCAGACGTTCCACAAATGCACCCATCTGTTCCTGTACGGAAGCAAAGATGACGTTGGTGTCTTTAACCGCATCCATCTGTTCCTTGAATAACGGATAGGCTGCCGACAAAGCATCCACGGTCTCATTCATTTCAGTCATGATTTTGTCTGTGATCTCTCCAACCATCTCAATGGATTGTCTGGATTGAGCCGCGAGCTGACGAACCTCATCAGCCACCACCATAAATCCGCGTCCGGCTGCACCGGCACGTGCTGCTTCAATGGTTGCATTCAGGGAAAGGATATTGGTCTGCTTCGTTATGTTTTGCAGTACTTCAAGCACTTTCAGAACAGAGGACGTGCTCTCTTTCAGCGAATCAACCTTATACACCAGTGCACCAATCATTTCTTCTGTCTTCTGGGTTTTGGTCATCAACTGATTCAGATGTTGTGTTCCTGTCTGACTGGACTTCTCTACATGACGAGCAGAATCACCCATCTGTTCATTAGCAGCGATTACACTCTGCATCTGACGAGAGATATTGTCAGTTAATTCATTACCACGTTCCGTTTCGGTTGCCAAACTGCCTGCACCGCCTGCGATCTCCTCTGTAGCTACGGCGATCTCCGAAGCAGATACAGCCGTTTTCTTGGATGCACTGCTCAGCTCAGAGGCTGTATCCAATACTTCCTGCGCAGAACGATTGGTTTGTTCAACCAGCTTAGTAATCTGCTCCATCATCAGATTGAAGGCGGTCGAGAGCTGACCAATTTCATCCTTGGAGCTATATGGGGTACGAACTTTAAGATTACCTTTCGCACCTTCCTGCATCAGGTCTTTCAATTTGCCGAGTGGACGAGCGATCATACGCACCATCCAGATCCCGATCAATACTGCAATCCCCGCATCAATCAGCGCCATCCACAAGGTCAGGGTTAGAATGCCCTTTGCATCCTGGACCAAAACAGAGGTAGGTATCATACCAACCAGTTTCCAATTGGATGTATCCATCGTACTGTATACAGCCAACATTTCCGTAGATTTTCCATCTACCACATACTCCGTATTCGTACTACCTGCTGGTTCGGTCAACTCTTTGACAAATGCAAGCTCTGTATCTTGTCCCGTACGATCCGAGATGGAGGATGCAACCACTTTATTATCCGGAGCAATCAGTTGAAGAACAGCTCCTGGCCCCAGATCAAGCGATTTTAATTGTTCCTCCAAAACTTCCAGTTTTAGTTCAATAACCAGAACATACGACTGAGTAGTCCCCTGCAAGTTTTTCATGGAACGTGCAATTTTAAACGTTGGCGTTGAGCCATCTTCCTTGACCTCTGTTGGAAGCCAGCGATAACCACCCGCCTCAATCAACTCACCATACCATGCTTCCTGGCGAATGTTGCCCATGGATGAACTGTTGCTACCTGTACCCATAATGGACTTTGTATCGTCCGTAGGCACCAAATAAATCGCTTCCATAGATTTATTTGTAAATGCAACATTAGACAGTTGCTTGTTGATGGAACTTGAGTTTATGAATGTATCATACGCAGTCAGATTTTGATCTGACATTTTTTGTAGCAAGGACTGCATTTCAGGATCAAAGAAAATCTGTGTGGATGTATCCACAAATCTCTCCAAAATAATGTCCATTTTTTGTTTGGTCTGATCAATGGTCTCCTGATTGGCACGTGAGGCATTTTTCTCTATCGTACCCTTGGCTTTTGAATAGGATAATAGACCTAAACTCACTACAAAAATCATAATTCCCGCAAAAAAGATCAAGAACAGTTTAACCCCTACGGATTTAACCGGATTTGCCTTCTTAATCTGTTGGAAAGAAGAGCCTCCAAGGTTTTTCCAATCTCGGTTTTTAAATTGTTTCTTCAACCAATCGGTCTTGATCCAGCCCAGTTTGAGCTTGCTGCGGTCAATCTTAAACAATCTTTTACCATTACCTGTTGTTTTACTTTTGACTACTTTTTCTTTCTTCACTTTCTGAACCTTCTCAGGATTAACCTGCTCGGCTTTTGTCACTTGCTCCCCACTGTCTTTCTGCTTCTTTTGAACCAATCCCATTCACCTGCCAGTAATTTACTTGTTGGATTTTTCTTTCTCTCCCCTATAAATATGTAGTATTCGACAGCTTTCTTCGTTCCCCTTTCACTTCCCAGAAATATTTTACAACTTTATTCCTATTTTTCTATAAAAAAAAGACCCCCATCTGCCGATAAACGGAGGTCCCCATGTAAATTTCATAACACTATTTTGTTAAATCATAATACAATATTGACACAATGTAGGTATTTGAGCCTACTTCTTTTTTCTCATCATATCGAAGTACGCAACCGGTTGGTCTACCTTCATCTTAATCAGTTGCAACGGGTGACGAGCAGCATCTAGAACATTGCCTTCTTCATCCTGTATTTCACCGACGACCTGTTTGAAAAAGTGACCTCCCGGACCGAAAAATTCGATTTCCTGTCCTGGTTTGAAGTGATTGCGCTGTTGAATGGTTGCCATTCCTGTTTCGGCATCATACCCCATGACCAATCCAGCAAAGTCAAAAGGTACGGCCTTTTCTTCCGGTTCATAGATATGATCTTCATGGTCTGGTGTATCATAGAAAAATCCGGTATTGAGCGGACGATTCGCCGCTTTGTTCATTTCTTCAACCCATTCAGGTTTCAGAACATAGTTTTCCGGGTCTGCCATATAGGCGTCAATAGCTTGACGGTATACGTTAACCACAGTTGCCACGTAGTGGATCGATTTCATACGTCCTTCAATCTTGAAACTGTCCACGCCCACATCAATCAACTCGGGAATATGGCCAATCATGCACAGATCCTTAGATCCCATGGAGAATGAATTATCCTGTTCCTCGAACAGGGGAAGCTGGTTCTCACCCAGTTTGAATGGTGCAGGTGCCTTCATCTGCATGTCCTCTTCGCTGACCCACACCGTATCTTCTCTCGCATCCTCGAACAGATCATACTTCCAGCGACAAGATTGGCAACAGCCGCCCCGGTTGGAGTCCCGATCCGTAAAGTGATTGGAGAGCACGCAACGTCCGGAATACGAGGAACACATCGCCCCGTGAATAAAGGCTTCAATTTCAATATCCACATTGGCCTTGATCTCTTCAATCTCTTCAAAGCTGGTCTCACGTCCGAGAACAACTCGCGGGAGTCCTTCATCTTTCCAGAACTTCACAGCTTGCCAGTTGAGTGTGGATTGTTGGGTACTCAGATGTACCTCAAGG
Proteins encoded in this region:
- a CDS encoding methyl-accepting chemotaxis protein, which produces MGLVQKKQKDSGEQVTKAEQVNPEKVQKVKKEKVVKSKTTGNGKRLFKIDRSKLKLGWIKTDWLKKQFKNRDWKNLGGSSFQQIKKANPVKSVGVKLFLIFFAGIMIFVVSLGLLSYSKAKGTIEKNASRANQETIDQTKQKMDIILERFVDTSTQIFFDPEMQSLLQKMSDQNLTAYDTFINSSSINKQLSNVAFTNKSMEAIYLVPTDDTKSIMGTGSNSSSMGNIRQEAWYGELIEAGGYRWLPTEVKEDGSTPTFKIARSMKNLQGTTQSYVLVIELKLEVLEEQLKSLDLGPGAVLQLIAPDNKVVASSISDRTGQDTELAFVKELTEPAGSTNTEYVVDGKSTEMLAVYSTMDTSNWKLVGMIPTSVLVQDAKGILTLTLWMALIDAGIAVLIGIWMVRMIARPLGKLKDLMQEGAKGNLKVRTPYSSKDEIGQLSTAFNLMMEQITKLVEQTNRSAQEVLDTASELSSASKKTAVSASEIAVATEEIAGGAGSLATETERGNELTDNISRQMQSVIAANEQMGDSARHVEKSSQTGTQHLNQLMTKTQKTEEMIGALVYKVDSLKESTSSVLKVLEVLQNITKQTNILSLNATIEAARAGAAGRGFMVVADEVRQLAAQSRQSIEMVGEITDKIMTEMNETVDALSAAYPLFKEQMDAVKDTNVIFASVQEQMGAFVERLGMVTGSIGDLNKSQGTLSEAMSNVSAVAEESSATSQEVASLSSEQQNISNQLVNLSGKLENVSTELKETLSRFTV
- the ilvD gene encoding dihydroxy-acid dehydratase; its protein translation is MSAKKMRSDMIKKGFDRAPHRSLLRAAGVKEEDFGKPFIAVCNSYIDIVPGHVHLQEFGKIVKDAIREAGGVPFEFNTIGVDDGIAMGHIGMRYSLPSRDIIADSVETVVSAHWFDGMVCIPNCDKITPGMMMGALRCNIPTVFVSGGPMKAGRDSTGKALSLTSVFEGVGAYQAGKIDDKSLLELEQFGCPTCGSCSGMFTANSMNCLAEAMGLAMPGNGTILAVAPERREFVKQSAKQLMELIKMDLKPRDIVTVEAIDNAFALDMAMGGSTNTVLHTLALAHEAGIEYPIERINEVANRVPHLAKLAPASDLHIEDVHNAGGVSAVLNELLKKPGAIHGDCITVTGKTIRENVEGKEIQDTNVIHHLDNPHSEKGGLAVLFGNLAPQGAIIKVGAVDASVGGYHKGPAICFDSQEQALEGIANGKVKEGHVVVIRYEGPKGGPGMPEMLAPTSQIVGMGLGAKVGLITDGRFSGASRGISIGHISPEAAEGGPIAFVEEGDIIELDLNNRIIELHISDEEFERRRAGWKGFEPKVKTGYLARYSKLVTNASNGGVLSI
- a CDS encoding polysaccharide deacetylase family protein, with product MTMILQSILLWLLYLSSFYAFIPSLISRLFGFRVFRRGRSDTQFALTFDDGPDPHYTPRLLDLLRQHQAKATFFVVGEHAASHRELIQRIHDEGHLIGIHNYIHKTNWLMRPRTVRDQIQRTGQIIHEVTGVKTCYYRPPWGIMNLFDFFSKRERKIVLWSSMFEDWRSRVGAQRLTERMLKELRGGEVMLLHDRGTTLGADAHAPEQMLQALEVVLQEAERRGLQSVRVDTLMGGITVSESQNKTQLQTPLKLWKRLVVTLWLGWEKLFHWVYHLRTASPEDPMLHFRSRVYHGARVEMNDGHVIQNGDPVIELHFDNQKLFELGVTSRSSMHLAIRMIRTMEQQLPDLARMVALEPELRSAKAIYGVSMINRGPEKFGFTIQELPPGPFSAASKVYLKLLLSVIHPAGTKRLKQRTDKLVPKMIAMPLDLLLDRYGQHTMQVAATVEESRDESLLIEQEIIPERN
- a CDS encoding U32 family peptidase gives rise to the protein METVAVQRKFSGKRNRLDKPELLAPAGNLEKLKFAIHYGADAVYIGGQAYGLRSNADNFSFEEMREGVEFAKKYGAKVFVATNIYAHNEDIEGIETYLQNLYNAGISAIIVADPAIIEVALRAVPGLEVHLSTQQSTLNWQAVKFWKDEGLPRVVLGRETSFEEIEEIKANVDIEIEAFIHGAMCSSYSGRCVLSNHFTDRDSNRGGCCQSCRWKYDLFEDAREDTVWVSEEDMQMKAPAPFKLGENQLPLFEEQDNSFSMGSKDLCMIGHIPELIDVGVDSFKIEGRMKSIHYVATVVNVYRQAIDAYMADPENYVLKPEWVEEMNKAANRPLNTGFFYDTPDHEDHIYEPEEKAVPFDFAGLVMGYDAETGMATIQQRNHFKPGQEIEFFGPGGHFFKQVVGEIQDEEGNVLDAARHPLQLIKMKVDQPVAYFDMMRKKK
- a CDS encoding penicillin-binding protein 2, translating into MVKTTKGEIGMHLLAKRRIYITCILLTLVFGLLILRLGWVQIVQVNQTMPGFHRTVREMSVLQRERGVMLDPGRGQFTDYKGEALTGKLQWGLVLFPQAGPLETLRKHGALEGSEMIQLAAILHTDLDQLKKEWNQENIPHFWTAGTHQPVHLTSAQVERLRSLQLQGAGIYPMMTRYLQGHTGMQWMGYLAEQPESSKVITGHQDEVKQPFAMKSGAAGLERTLEPLLRGIGPTLVSRMVSGGGEIIPDIQPHVIAPTNSHYPLRVETTVDAELQRGLEELTQESGLQEGAIVVLDAANADVRAMISRPFYQPQHVNPKQSAWGNRAVQGAVPGSIFKIVTAAAAMEYHAVSTGEEFHCGGEYGKYGLSCWKEHGHGDLNLEQGFAESCNIVFAETARRLSIEQLENTADRLGLARPIGWEGKQMAGMPVLRHFDHEDHGRVRTEAVSSADEGAKIQTAIGQRDVLVTPLQAANLIVTLLHDGKVSAPRLVKRIRYADGGTMLEMPLHDSPSASGQIAPATAHKLLSWMNKVVREGTGKSLQRARWHVAGKSGTAQVQKHGEKRNNQWFIGYGPVEQPQYAVAVLVQDVSPDSQHQATALFRKVMDYLAESS
- a CDS encoding AI-2E family transporter; translated protein: MLPLYKKYGRTVFDIALLILTVYVIMYSFSQLYQVAAPVFLSFIVYWMIEPLAKFLHRKGLPKTLGAAISVLLFLALIVAAFFGVGLIIISQISNLQDNFPVYIEMIQREFTNLVLFIQDKSDALPDGVMEKANDYFATLTGFLSKWVTSGAQFVVGFLSSFSSFITNFGIAIILAFFLSIEIESWRKFARAKTPKTLKLAIEFMRNHVFKTIRSYLKAQMIMMLITFVLIYAGLLILGTSNAFTIAAVCAVFDLVPLLGVPVVFIPWIVYLFIIGNSSLAIGLIVILAVTMLTRQLLEPKISGNSIGVSSAYLMLSFMLISLSIFGLAGVVLSPVLLILLKELLQQGYLQKWIHLPKDEFESSPLVMDPPVHKASANSAESTVQRPVSAKDHEDSAK